The Micromonospora sp. Llam0 genome includes a window with the following:
- a CDS encoding SWIM zinc finger family protein, which translates to MSRFEDYGRPRRVDGGLRARSTRGAIGQSWWSRRFIDVLESFALGTRLTRGRSYARAGQVLALTVAPGMVTAQVQGSRPRPYQARIGLRRYGDAVWRRIEGTLAGQALYSARLLAGDLPPELEQVFVAAGAPLFPAGVDELAMSCSCPDAAVPCKHLAATCYLLAEEFDADPFQILHWRGRDRATLLRQLRLARGGDGAPSVDAVSPSVDAVSPSTDSDAQPVTSPVGAGPALAGLSEPGAASDTGFWRAPVPLPDREPVLPARADLLLRQLGAPSPAIGGPGLATVLGRAYRRFAEPAPADD; encoded by the coding sequence ATGAGCCGGTTCGAAGACTACGGCCGGCCCCGGCGGGTCGACGGCGGGCTGCGCGCCCGCAGCACCCGGGGCGCGATCGGGCAGTCCTGGTGGTCGCGCCGCTTCATCGACGTGCTGGAGTCGTTCGCGTTGGGCACCCGGCTGACCCGGGGCCGCTCCTACGCCCGAGCCGGGCAGGTGCTCGCCCTGACCGTGGCACCCGGCATGGTGACCGCCCAGGTGCAGGGCTCCCGGCCCCGGCCGTACCAGGCGCGGATCGGGCTGCGGCGCTACGGCGACGCGGTGTGGCGGCGGATCGAAGGCACCCTGGCCGGCCAGGCGCTGTACAGTGCCCGGCTGCTAGCCGGCGACCTGCCGCCAGAGCTGGAGCAGGTGTTCGTCGCCGCCGGGGCACCACTTTTCCCGGCCGGGGTCGACGAGCTGGCGATGAGCTGCAGCTGCCCCGATGCGGCGGTGCCGTGCAAACATCTGGCCGCCACCTGCTACCTGCTCGCCGAGGAGTTCGACGCCGACCCGTTCCAGATCTTGCACTGGCGGGGACGGGACCGGGCCACCCTGCTGCGTCAGCTGCGGCTCGCCCGTGGCGGTGACGGTGCGCCGTCCGTCGACGCTGTCTCGCCGTCCGTCGACGCTGTCTCGCCGTCCACCGACTCCGATGCGCAGCCGGTGACGTCCCCGGTCGGTGCCGGCCCGGCGCTGGCCGGCCTGTCCGAACCCGGCGCCGCGTCGGACACCGGATTCTGGCGTGCGCCGGTACCGCTGCCGGACCGCGAGCCGGTCCTGCCGGCCCGCGCCGACCTGCTGCTGCGCCAGCTCGGTGCGCCGTCACCGGCGATCGGCGGCCCGGGCCTGGCGACGGTGCTGGGCCGGGCCTACCGACGGTTCGCCGAACCCGCGCCGGCCGACGACTGA
- a CDS encoding bifunctional RNase H/acid phosphatase, producing the protein MKVVVEADGGARGNPGPAGYGAVVLDADTGTVLAERGEALGVATNNVAEYQGLIAGLRAAAEIGATSVDVRMDSKLVVEQMCGRWQIKNPGLRPLAAQAATLVREFDSVRFSWIPREQNKRADALANQAMDQAAGKPAKATKATTAPAASATPAVPGAPAVPVAEVQPSMFAVAGAGDAPAASWEPPTTATATRLILVRHGETGLNKQSRYSGRGDVPLSEQGAAQATAAAARIAVIRAKVDVIVCSPLSRCVDTARAIAAEVGDPPVRAEADLIECDFGEWEGRTFAEVRERWPAELTAWLASTELSPPGGESFAQVAGRVRRVVRELLTAYRGKTVVVVSHVSPLKIMLRDALGAGDALLHRLYLDPTGISVIDTWPDGGVAVRTVNDTAHLAGIATP; encoded by the coding sequence ATGAAGGTCGTCGTCGAAGCCGACGGCGGTGCCCGGGGCAACCCCGGGCCCGCCGGGTACGGGGCCGTGGTGCTCGACGCCGACACTGGCACGGTGCTCGCCGAACGGGGCGAGGCGCTCGGCGTCGCCACCAACAACGTCGCCGAGTACCAGGGGCTGATCGCCGGGCTGCGGGCAGCCGCCGAGATCGGCGCCACCTCGGTCGACGTACGGATGGACTCGAAGCTGGTCGTCGAGCAGATGTGCGGTCGGTGGCAGATCAAGAACCCGGGGCTGCGGCCGCTCGCCGCGCAGGCCGCGACACTGGTCCGCGAGTTCGACTCGGTCAGGTTCAGCTGGATCCCCCGGGAGCAGAACAAGCGCGCCGACGCCCTGGCCAACCAGGCGATGGACCAGGCCGCCGGCAAACCGGCCAAGGCCACCAAGGCAACGACAGCACCGGCCGCTTCGGCTACTCCTGCCGTGCCTGGTGCGCCTGCCGTGCCGGTCGCCGAGGTCCAGCCGTCGATGTTCGCCGTCGCCGGGGCCGGCGACGCCCCGGCCGCGTCGTGGGAGCCGCCGACCACCGCCACCGCCACCCGGCTCATCCTGGTCCGGCACGGCGAGACCGGGCTGAACAAGCAGAGCCGCTACTCCGGGCGCGGCGACGTGCCGCTGTCCGAGCAGGGCGCGGCGCAGGCCACCGCCGCCGCCGCGCGGATCGCGGTGATCCGGGCGAAGGTCGACGTCATCGTCTGCTCGCCGCTGTCGCGCTGCGTCGACACGGCGCGGGCGATCGCCGCCGAGGTCGGCGACCCGCCGGTACGCGCCGAAGCCGACCTGATCGAGTGCGACTTCGGCGAATGGGAGGGCCGCACCTTCGCCGAGGTGCGGGAACGCTGGCCGGCCGAGCTGACCGCCTGGCTCGCCTCCACCGAGCTGTCCCCGCCCGGCGGGGAGTCGTTCGCCCAGGTCGCCGGCCGGGTCCGCCGGGTGGTGCGGGAACTGCTCACCGCGTACCGGGGAAAGACCGTCGTGGTGGTCTCGCACGTCTCCCCGCTGAAGATCATGCTGCGGGACGCGCTGGGCGCCGGGGACGCGCTGCTGCACCGGCTCTATCTCGACCCGACCGGCATCTCGGTGATCGACACCTGGCCGGACGGCGGCGTAGCGGTGCGTACCGTCAACGACACCGCCCACCTCGCCGGGATCGCCACCCCCTGA
- a CDS encoding zinc ribbon domain-containing protein translates to MKADPQAQRRLLDLQAIDTALAQLAHRRRTLPEHAELDTLARELSALEDERVRAQVAVDDLDRDIARLERDIDQVRARKDKDQDRLTAGSGPARELEALQHELASLTRRQTELEDAELELMEQRETAQAALDQVTGRIDSTRQRRAEVEQTRERTLAEIASEEQFKTSARAPLANDLPADLVALYDKIRENSGGLAAALLRAGRCGGCRLELSATERGRIKAADPAEVVRCEDCRRIMVRTAESGL, encoded by the coding sequence GTGAAGGCAGACCCGCAAGCCCAGCGCCGCCTGCTCGACCTGCAGGCGATCGACACCGCGCTCGCCCAGCTCGCCCACCGGCGACGGACCCTGCCCGAGCACGCCGAGCTGGACACCCTGGCGCGGGAACTGTCAGCGTTGGAGGACGAGCGGGTCCGCGCCCAGGTCGCCGTCGACGACCTGGACCGCGACATCGCCCGGCTGGAACGCGACATCGACCAGGTCCGCGCCCGCAAGGACAAGGACCAGGACCGGCTCACCGCCGGATCCGGCCCGGCCCGGGAACTGGAGGCGCTGCAGCACGAACTCGCGTCGCTGACCCGCCGGCAGACCGAGCTGGAGGACGCCGAGCTGGAGCTGATGGAACAGCGGGAGACCGCGCAGGCCGCGCTCGACCAGGTCACCGGCCGGATCGACAGCACCCGGCAACGGCGTGCCGAGGTCGAACAGACCCGGGAACGCACCCTCGCCGAGATCGCCAGCGAGGAACAGTTCAAGACCTCCGCCCGCGCCCCGTTGGCCAACGACCTGCCGGCCGACCTGGTCGCCCTCTACGACAAGATCCGGGAGAACTCGGGTGGGCTGGCCGCCGCGCTGCTGCGCGCCGGCCGCTGCGGCGGCTGCCGCCTCGAACTGTCCGCCACCGAACGGGGCCGGATCAAAGCGGCCGACCCGGCCGAGGTGGTTCGCTGCGAGGACTGCCGCAGAATCATGGTGCGCACCGCCGAGTCGGGCCTGTGA
- a CDS encoding sulfite exporter TauE/SafE family protein, protein MDLPAFALLVGAGLAAGTVNAAAGGGSLITFPALIAVGLPPVSANVTNAIAVCPGYVASTVGSRDDLPRRRGLWRLVPTAVAGAVLGCVLLLITPPRAFELIVPFLVISAAAVLGFQNQLRRLVGEPRDLRAGREQMSLQAMTFFCAAYGGYFGAALGVMLVAGLALVLDEALNGVVALKNLLSAAVGVTTVAVFAIFGPVDWVAAVTVAPATIVGGYVGARVVRKLPPTVLRFGIVVFGVGIGVLLLARALR, encoded by the coding sequence ATGGATCTTCCCGCGTTCGCGTTGCTGGTCGGGGCCGGGCTGGCGGCCGGCACCGTCAACGCGGCGGCCGGCGGCGGCTCGCTGATCACCTTCCCGGCGCTGATCGCCGTCGGGCTCCCGCCGGTGTCGGCGAACGTCACCAACGCGATCGCGGTCTGCCCCGGCTACGTGGCCAGCACCGTCGGCAGTCGCGACGACCTGCCGCGCCGCCGCGGACTGTGGCGCCTCGTCCCGACCGCCGTCGCCGGGGCGGTCCTCGGCTGCGTCCTGCTTCTGATCACCCCGCCCCGGGCCTTCGAGCTGATCGTGCCGTTCCTGGTGATCAGCGCGGCGGCGGTGCTCGGCTTCCAGAACCAGCTGCGGCGCCTCGTCGGCGAACCCCGCGACCTGCGAGCCGGGCGCGAACAGATGTCACTGCAGGCGATGACCTTCTTCTGCGCCGCGTACGGCGGATACTTCGGTGCCGCGCTCGGGGTGATGCTGGTCGCCGGCCTGGCCCTGGTGCTCGACGAGGCGCTCAACGGCGTCGTCGCGTTGAAGAACCTGCTGTCGGCGGCGGTCGGGGTGACCACCGTCGCCGTCTTCGCCATCTTCGGCCCGGTCGACTGGGTCGCGGCGGTGACGGTCGCCCCGGCCACCATCGTCGGCGGCTACGTGGGCGCCCGGGTGGTGCGCAAGCTGCCGCCGACCGTGCTGCGCTTCGGCATCGTCGTCTTCGGCGTCGGTATCGGCGTCCTGCTGCTGGCCCGTGCCCTGCGCTGA
- a CDS encoding flavoprotein codes for MTPAGARILYVIACGSPASRQVGRLVTLARQRGWSVCVVVTPDGRKFVDLPALAAQTGHPVRVDYKNPGDPDVLPPADAMIVAPATANTINKWAAGITDTLALGLIVEAQGKGLPIVTLPFTNTALAGHPAFQESVARLRGWGVRVLLGDDVLPLQPPGEGEQIIDRIPWHLTLEALDEQLSAGTTHG; via the coding sequence GTGACCCCGGCCGGTGCCCGGATTCTCTACGTGATCGCCTGCGGCAGTCCAGCCTCCCGTCAGGTCGGGAGGCTGGTCACGCTGGCCCGACAACGCGGCTGGTCGGTCTGCGTGGTGGTCACCCCGGACGGACGCAAGTTCGTCGACCTGCCGGCGCTGGCCGCACAGACCGGCCACCCGGTACGGGTCGACTACAAGAATCCCGGCGACCCGGACGTGCTACCCCCCGCCGACGCGATGATCGTCGCCCCGGCCACCGCCAACACGATCAACAAGTGGGCCGCCGGGATCACCGACACCCTCGCCCTCGGGCTGATCGTCGAAGCACAGGGCAAGGGCCTGCCGATCGTCACGCTGCCGTTCACCAACACCGCGCTCGCCGGGCACCCGGCGTTCCAGGAGAGCGTCGCCCGGCTGCGCGGCTGGGGAGTGCGGGTGCTGCTCGGTGACGACGTGCTGCCGCTACAGCCGCCCGGTGAGGGGGAGCAGATCATCGACCGGATCCCGTGGCACCTCACCCTTGAGGCCCTCGACGAGCAGCTGTCCGCCGGCACCACCCACGGCTGA
- a CDS encoding helix-turn-helix domain-containing protein: protein MEELPIGRRVAYWRGRRKMSQQVFADRLGKSKSWVDKVERGVRRLDKFSVIHEIADVLQLDAQLLLGKDPERRPESVTCIDQVEVEEIRAALERYDSISTFFRPTNSPPQLAEMHKATNHAWLTFQHAKYGVLARALPRLLRDAQAADAHYTGDDDAQQAASLLGQLYQIASSTLRKLGEHDLAWLAADRSIAVSHRAGDRLLTGVATCRVGNALLALGRSRAALEVNVNIANRLAPADSRSSTPEQLSVYGLLLLQGAMAAARLGDSATVRDLVNGADDAARALGENRNHYWTCFGPTNVQLHRAAAAVELGEGRAAVETHQAIMEDPGFSALLPERRAHHLLDIARGYAQSGELEKATEMLLEGDRLAPAEIRCRPVAHAVMSDVLRRTRGTPSAPVAELAEHMGVGV from the coding sequence GTGGAGGAGTTACCCATCGGTCGGCGGGTCGCCTACTGGCGTGGCCGGCGCAAAATGTCCCAACAGGTGTTCGCCGACCGGCTCGGCAAATCCAAGAGCTGGGTGGACAAGGTCGAACGGGGGGTGCGCCGACTGGACAAGTTCTCGGTGATCCACGAGATCGCCGACGTGCTGCAGCTCGACGCGCAGCTGCTGCTCGGCAAGGACCCGGAGCGGCGGCCGGAGAGCGTCACCTGCATAGACCAGGTGGAGGTGGAGGAGATCCGGGCCGCACTGGAACGCTACGACTCGATCAGCACGTTCTTCCGACCCACGAACAGCCCGCCGCAGCTCGCCGAGATGCACAAGGCCACCAACCACGCCTGGCTGACCTTCCAGCACGCCAAGTACGGGGTGCTGGCCCGGGCGCTGCCCCGGCTGCTGCGCGACGCGCAGGCCGCCGACGCCCACTACACCGGTGACGACGACGCGCAGCAGGCGGCGAGTCTGCTCGGCCAGCTCTACCAGATCGCCTCGTCCACGCTGCGCAAGCTCGGTGAGCACGATCTCGCCTGGCTGGCCGCCGACCGGTCGATCGCGGTGTCGCACCGGGCCGGCGACCGGCTGCTGACCGGAGTGGCGACCTGCCGGGTCGGCAACGCGCTACTGGCCCTCGGCCGATCCCGTGCGGCCCTTGAAGTGAACGTGAACATCGCCAACCGGCTCGCCCCGGCGGACAGCCGCAGCAGCACCCCGGAGCAACTTTCCGTCTACGGCCTGCTGCTGCTGCAGGGGGCGATGGCAGCCGCCCGGCTCGGCGACAGCGCCACCGTCCGGGACCTGGTCAACGGCGCCGACGACGCGGCGCGGGCGCTCGGCGAGAACCGCAACCACTACTGGACCTGCTTCGGCCCGACCAATGTGCAACTGCACCGGGCGGCGGCCGCCGTCGAGCTCGGCGAGGGCCGAGCGGCGGTCGAGACCCACCAGGCGATCATGGAGGATCCGGGATTCAGCGCCCTGCTGCCGGAACGGCGGGCGCACCACCTGCTCGACATCGCCCGCGGCTACGCTCAGTCCGGCGAACTGGAAAAGGCCACCGAGATGCTGCTGGAGGGCGACCGGCTCGCCCCAGCGGAGATCCGCTGCCGGCCGGTGGCCCACGCCGTCATGTCCGACGTGCTGCGCCGCACCCGGGGCACGCCGTCGGCGCCGGTCGCCGAACTCGCCGAACACATGGGGGTCGGCGTGTGA
- a CDS encoding DUF3040 domain-containing protein produces MLSREDQRRFDQIARHLRTTDPDFVARLGDQAANRRNRAAIIASVLLWAVVPLLALFGGWIAASICTVALTAAGLLALRARRW; encoded by the coding sequence ATGCTCAGCAGGGAGGATCAACGCCGGTTCGACCAGATCGCCCGCCATCTGCGGACGACCGATCCGGACTTCGTCGCCCGCCTGGGCGATCAGGCCGCCAACCGGCGGAACCGGGCGGCGATCATCGCCAGTGTGCTGCTCTGGGCGGTGGTGCCGCTGCTCGCCCTGTTCGGCGGCTGGATCGCCGCGTCGATCTGCACGGTGGCACTCACCGCCGCCGGTCTCCTCGCGCTACGGGCCCGCCGCTGGTAG
- a CDS encoding bifunctional DNA primase/polymerase has protein sequence MRWTVQPPFVRLRLRRGALRYARHGWPVTPGAYLYQGRFRCDRPGCPTTGCHPALQHWQRDASDQRDQVGSWWRQQPHTVLLATGHAFDVLDVPARLGLRTLCTLRLRGGAAAPGRGQLRGPVAVTPTGRWMFLVRPGDALRPELADSLDVIQHGSGSWIPAPPTVLPQGPVRWAVDPDEVGWRLPDSYAVQRIIVDARETAAAPPRLPQPRSAPVGPLPGAVPLTVPLAPAATVFVPRQTSTLRRAL, from the coding sequence ATGCGGTGGACGGTCCAACCGCCTTTCGTCCGCCTGCGGCTCCGCCGCGGCGCGCTGCGCTACGCCAGGCACGGCTGGCCGGTGACGCCAGGGGCGTACCTGTACCAGGGGCGCTTCCGGTGCGACCGCCCCGGCTGTCCCACCACGGGCTGCCACCCGGCGTTACAGCACTGGCAACGGGACGCCAGCGACCAGCGCGACCAGGTCGGCTCGTGGTGGCGCCAGCAGCCGCACACCGTCCTGCTGGCCACCGGACACGCGTTCGACGTGCTCGACGTGCCGGCCCGGCTCGGCCTGCGGACGCTGTGCACGCTACGGCTGCGCGGCGGTGCCGCAGCACCCGGCCGGGGCCAGCTGCGCGGGCCGGTCGCGGTCACCCCGACCGGGCGGTGGATGTTCCTGGTACGCCCGGGTGACGCGCTGCGCCCGGAGCTGGCCGATTCGCTGGACGTCATCCAGCACGGGTCGGGTTCCTGGATTCCCGCCCCACCGACGGTGCTCCCGCAGGGGCCGGTCCGCTGGGCGGTCGATCCGGACGAGGTCGGCTGGCGGCTACCTGACTCGTACGCCGTACAGCGGATCATCGTCGACGCCCGGGAAACCGCCGCCGCGCCACCACGGCTGCCGCAGCCCCGCAGCGCGCCGGTCGGGCCGCTGCCGGGTGCCGTACCGCTCACCGTCCCGCTCGCTCCGGCGGCCACGGTCTTCGTCCCCCGGCAGACGTCCACCCTGCGCCGGGCGTTGTGA
- a CDS encoding Nif3-like dinuclear metal center hexameric protein, giving the protein MDTTAASPVRVADVTAAVERRYPPAWAEQWDRVGLVLGEPDAPVRHVWCVVDCVPETVAEAVDAGADMIIAHHPLLLRGVSSVAPTTYKGRIVHDLIRAGVALYAAHTNADVARPGVSDALAARLGLTDLRPLVPAAPGSPAAAVAGQGAGRIGALRQPLTLAALTRHAAEVLPATAWGVRAAGDPGRLVATVAVCGGAGDAYLAAATAAGVDAYLTADLRHHPVSEQTASGGPALLDAAHWATERPWLDDLAAYLTGELGVDATVSDLDTDPWTLHTPSAGRPRVATSATPTRAAPTGPTPTAPARSAPAASTHEEPHP; this is encoded by the coding sequence GTGGACACAACTGCAGCATCACCGGTACGGGTCGCCGACGTGACCGCCGCCGTCGAGCGGCGCTACCCGCCGGCCTGGGCTGAGCAGTGGGACCGCGTCGGCCTGGTCCTCGGCGAACCGGACGCCCCGGTGCGGCACGTGTGGTGCGTCGTCGACTGCGTACCGGAGACCGTCGCCGAGGCGGTCGACGCCGGCGCCGACATGATCATCGCCCATCACCCGCTGCTGCTGCGCGGCGTCTCCTCGGTCGCCCCCACCACGTACAAGGGGCGGATCGTCCACGACCTGATCCGGGCCGGCGTCGCGCTGTACGCCGCGCACACCAACGCCGACGTGGCCCGACCCGGCGTCTCCGACGCACTCGCCGCCCGGCTCGGCCTGACCGACCTGCGGCCACTGGTGCCGGCGGCACCCGGCAGCCCGGCCGCCGCCGTCGCCGGCCAGGGCGCCGGCCGGATCGGCGCGCTGCGCCAGCCGCTCACCCTCGCCGCACTCACCCGGCACGCCGCGGAGGTGCTGCCGGCCACCGCCTGGGGGGTACGGGCCGCCGGCGACCCGGGACGCCTCGTCGCCACGGTGGCGGTCTGCGGCGGTGCCGGTGACGCCTACCTGGCCGCCGCGACCGCCGCCGGCGTCGACGCCTACCTGACCGCCGACCTGCGCCACCACCCGGTCAGTGAACAGACCGCCAGCGGCGGCCCGGCGCTGCTCGACGCCGCCCACTGGGCTACCGAACGCCCCTGGCTGGACGACCTCGCCGCGTACCTCACCGGCGAACTCGGGGTCGACGCCACCGTCTCCGACCTCGACACCGACCCGTGGACCCTGCACACGCCGTCCGCCGGCCGCCCCCGCGTGGCGACCAGCGCCACCCCCACCCGCGCGGCACCCACCGGCCCTACGCCTACGGCACCCGCCCGTTCCGCGCCCGCCGCATCCACCCATGAGGAGCCCCATCCGTGA
- a CDS encoding DEAD/DEAH box helicase — MLVVQGLLGPDGRLAVWAEDSALPSAPPRRPGRPPRRRPHPFAAGHETLVAALSPLLGPVAVKAVTGSTAVRLPTAAGAPVESPELVRTQSDAPTTGLARDGGHADWLVSTLEFDADEALSVLCTLHDVDPAADVAPGDGMPGGGLPDGLVIGAGVRHLALLAGFAAELVTRGRVLPAVRPGPAPGSATACWLPLLTGADQRWARSLALATPAAALAAGAPGTGHRRVAEALDALTDAAARAALHGVRLAEGRARSGPLAARDAWLTALTGHRRDFTAPVAALDTLVAELEHWQRDAAGGPVRALFRLREPDPDHDPAADGDGTAGWRLEFAVQATAEPSLLVDAAAIWRGGRQLQPLTGHTADPQETLLAELGRASRLWPAIDDALRTATPDGMDLDVAAAHRFLRDGAPALHAAGFGVLLPSWWRRPAARLGARLRASSRTAPGAVAVARDFGTSALVDYRWEVALGDQPLTEQELRDLARAKTPLVRLRGEWVEVDPKRIAAGLKLLRSGGELTVTDLLRVALGADDDAVPLPVLGIEATGALGDLLSGEVERRLAPVAEPAGFQGRLRPYQRRGLAWLRFLDSLGLGGVLADDMGLGKTVQLLALLAADAPDAGPTLLVCPMSLVGNWQREAARFVPELTVHVHHGADRPRGAEFAAAVTDARLVVTTYAVAARDAADLAEVGWHRIMVDEAQAIKNAATRQAVAVRSLPARHRVAITGTPVENRLADLWSIMEFANPGLLGGAASFRRRYAEPVERHGDADAAGRLRRITGPFVLRRLKTDTSIISDLPEKLEMEVLCHLTAEQASLYQAVVDDMLGRIETSDGVERRGLVLATMTKLKQICNHPAQFLRDGSHLTGRSGKLDRLTGILDEVLAAGEKALLFTQYAEFGAMLRGYLSAYTGREVLFLHGGLAKADRDGLVARFQAGGHADGHGRAGPPLFVLSLKAGGTGLTLTAANHVVHVDRWWNPAVEDQATDRAFRIGQRRAVQVRKFVCAGTVEEKIAAMVADKRGLAATVVGSGEQWLTELSTAQLRELFTLEAGAVVE, encoded by the coding sequence GTGCTGGTGGTGCAGGGGCTGCTCGGCCCCGACGGTCGGCTCGCCGTCTGGGCCGAGGACTCGGCGTTGCCGTCGGCGCCGCCACGGCGGCCGGGGCGACCGCCGCGCCGCCGACCGCACCCGTTCGCCGCCGGACACGAGACCCTGGTCGCCGCGCTGAGCCCGCTGCTCGGGCCGGTGGCGGTCAAGGCGGTCACCGGCAGTACGGCGGTCCGGCTGCCGACCGCCGCCGGCGCTCCGGTCGAGTCACCGGAGCTGGTCCGTACCCAGTCCGACGCGCCGACCACCGGGCTGGCCCGCGACGGCGGCCACGCCGACTGGCTGGTGTCCACCCTGGAGTTCGACGCCGACGAGGCGTTGTCGGTGCTCTGCACCCTGCACGACGTCGATCCGGCGGCCGACGTCGCGCCGGGCGACGGAATGCCCGGCGGCGGTCTGCCGGACGGGCTGGTGATCGGCGCCGGAGTGCGCCACCTGGCGCTGCTCGCCGGGTTCGCCGCCGAACTAGTCACCCGGGGCCGGGTGCTGCCCGCCGTCCGACCCGGCCCGGCACCCGGGTCGGCCACCGCCTGCTGGCTGCCGCTGCTGACCGGTGCCGACCAGCGGTGGGCCCGGTCGCTGGCGTTGGCCACCCCGGCGGCGGCGCTGGCCGCCGGGGCGCCCGGCACCGGACACCGGCGTGTCGCCGAGGCGCTGGACGCGCTGACCGACGCCGCCGCCCGCGCCGCGCTGCACGGCGTACGGCTGGCCGAGGGCCGGGCCCGGTCCGGGCCGTTGGCCGCCCGCGACGCCTGGCTGACCGCGTTGACCGGGCACCGGCGGGACTTCACCGCCCCGGTTGCGGCGCTCGACACGCTCGTCGCCGAGCTGGAGCACTGGCAGCGGGACGCGGCCGGCGGCCCGGTACGGGCCCTGTTCCGGCTGCGCGAACCCGACCCCGACCACGATCCCGCCGCCGACGGTGACGGCACCGCCGGCTGGCGGTTGGAGTTCGCGGTGCAGGCCACCGCCGAACCGAGCCTGCTGGTCGACGCCGCTGCGATCTGGCGCGGCGGCCGGCAGCTCCAGCCGCTCACCGGGCACACCGCCGACCCACAGGAGACGCTGCTGGCCGAGCTGGGTCGGGCCAGCCGGCTCTGGCCGGCGATCGACGACGCGCTGCGCACCGCCACCCCCGACGGGATGGACCTGGACGTCGCCGCCGCCCACCGGTTCCTGCGCGACGGCGCGCCGGCCCTGCACGCCGCCGGGTTCGGTGTCCTGTTGCCGTCGTGGTGGCGGCGGCCCGCCGCCCGACTCGGGGCCCGGCTGCGGGCGAGTAGCCGCACCGCCCCGGGCGCCGTCGCCGTCGCCCGTGATTTCGGCACGTCCGCCCTGGTCGACTACCGCTGGGAGGTTGCCCTCGGCGACCAGCCGCTGACCGAGCAGGAGCTGCGGGACCTGGCCCGGGCCAAGACCCCGCTGGTACGGCTGCGCGGCGAGTGGGTGGAGGTCGACCCGAAGCGGATCGCCGCCGGACTGAAGCTGCTGCGCTCCGGCGGCGAGCTGACCGTCACCGACCTGCTGCGGGTCGCCCTCGGCGCCGACGACGACGCGGTGCCGCTGCCGGTGCTCGGCATCGAGGCCACCGGGGCGCTCGGTGACCTGCTCAGCGGTGAGGTGGAGCGCCGGCTCGCCCCGGTGGCCGAGCCGGCCGGCTTCCAGGGGCGGCTGCGCCCGTACCAGCGGCGGGGTCTGGCCTGGCTGCGGTTCCTCGACTCGCTGGGGCTCGGCGGCGTGCTCGCCGACGACATGGGGCTCGGCAAGACCGTACAGCTGCTCGCGTTGCTCGCCGCCGACGCACCCGACGCCGGACCGACCCTGCTGGTCTGTCCGATGTCACTGGTCGGCAACTGGCAGCGGGAGGCGGCCCGGTTCGTGCCGGAGCTGACCGTGCACGTGCACCACGGCGCAGACCGGCCACGGGGCGCGGAATTCGCCGCTGCGGTGACCGACGCCCGCCTGGTGGTCACCACCTACGCGGTGGCCGCCCGGGACGCCGCCGACCTGGCCGAGGTCGGCTGGCACCGGATCATGGTCGACGAGGCGCAGGCGATCAAGAACGCGGCGACCCGGCAGGCCGTCGCGGTCCGGTCGCTGCCCGCCCGGCACCGGGTCGCGATCACCGGTACGCCGGTGGAGAACCGCCTCGCCGACCTGTGGTCGATCATGGAGTTCGCGAATCCGGGGCTGCTCGGCGGCGCGGCCAGCTTCCGCCGCCGGTACGCCGAACCGGTGGAACGCCACGGCGACGCCGACGCCGCCGGGCGGCTGCGCCGGATCACCGGCCCGTTCGTGCTGCGCCGGCTCAAGACCGACACGTCGATCATCTCCGACCTGCCGGAGAAGCTGGAGATGGAGGTGCTGTGCCACCTCACCGCCGAACAGGCGTCGCTCTACCAGGCGGTGGTCGACGACATGCTGGGCCGGATCGAGACCAGCGACGGCGTCGAACGGCGCGGCCTGGTGCTGGCCACCATGACCAAGCTCAAGCAGATCTGCAACCACCCGGCGCAGTTCCTGCGCGACGGCTCGCACCTGACCGGGCGTTCCGGCAAACTCGACCGGCTCACCGGGATCCTCGACGAGGTGCTGGCGGCGGGGGAGAAGGCGCTGCTGTTCACCCAGTACGCCGAGTTCGGCGCGATGCTGCGCGGGTACCTGTCGGCGTACACCGGCCGGGAAGTGCTGTTCCTGCACGGCGGTCTGGCCAAGGCGGACCGCGACGGCCTGGTGGCCCGGTTCCAGGCCGGCGGCCACGCCGACGGCCACGGGCGGGCCGGGCCGCCGCTGTTCGTCCTGTCGTTGAAGGCCGGCGGCACCGGGCTGACCCTGACCGCCGCCAACCACGTGGTGCATGTGGACCGGTGGTGGAACCCGGCGGTGGAGGACCAGGCCACCGACCGGGCGTTCCGAATCGGCCAGCGGCGGGCGGTGCAGGTCCGCAAGTTCGTCTGCGCCGGCACGGTGGAGGAGAAGATCGCGGCGATGGTGGCGGACAAGCGTGGCCTCGCCGCGACCGTCGTCGGTAGCGGTGAGCAGTGGCTGACCGAGCTGTCGACCGCGCAGCTGCGGGAGCTGTTCACGTTGGAGGCCGGGGCGGTGGTCGAATGA